In the Myxococcus fulvus genome, one interval contains:
- a CDS encoding DUF6183 family protein yields MSSTVSAFLDDISTRDGLKAARAHIGRLGDERAWPALVALAAELEARQASTPAEARERLHALSDHIEEVLAKGQDVDSALALLEVARQPRDARYQGRLCASRRERELASLLATHRPATSFVELFSHRRGPEDLLELFACGVHELVLRGADLSSVPGVLALQEELSRRGHPLAVLPLQRRRWESSFGRLMGTEELDPYDTLGERLSSASREDEEDEYTAPDIRLATQDEPVPPALAAVLVSEDGEGPHEAIEQRVLKLRPALPKAPSDTMTSLLIDLNLPLMKDAAFVVCERDKLSRVADFFFSRVVSRARGWLGAAYGRLALWRTLEALGGIEVSWSTDAPEKRWNACTWYQFNGSWQDERPRIQGVVCLRPGGTSLALVAVRDTTSLW; encoded by the coding sequence ATGAGTTCGACGGTGAGCGCGTTCCTCGACGACATCTCCACCCGCGACGGGCTGAAGGCGGCGCGGGCGCACATCGGCCGGCTGGGAGACGAGCGGGCCTGGCCGGCGCTGGTGGCGCTCGCGGCGGAGCTGGAGGCGCGGCAGGCCTCGACGCCCGCGGAGGCCCGGGAGCGGCTGCACGCGCTCTCGGACCACATCGAGGAGGTGCTGGCCAAGGGCCAGGACGTGGACAGCGCCCTGGCCCTGCTGGAGGTCGCCCGTCAGCCGCGTGACGCGCGCTACCAGGGACGGCTCTGCGCCTCTCGACGCGAGCGGGAGCTGGCGTCGCTCCTGGCCACCCATCGCCCCGCGACGAGCTTCGTGGAGCTCTTCTCCCACCGGCGGGGACCCGAGGACCTGCTGGAGCTGTTCGCCTGTGGCGTCCACGAGCTCGTGCTGCGCGGCGCGGACCTGTCCTCGGTGCCCGGGGTCCTGGCGCTCCAGGAGGAGCTGTCTCGGCGCGGTCACCCGCTGGCGGTGCTGCCGCTCCAGCGTCGGCGCTGGGAGTCCTCGTTCGGGCGCCTCATGGGCACGGAGGAACTCGACCCGTACGACACGCTCGGGGAGCGGCTGTCCTCGGCGTCACGGGAGGACGAAGAGGACGAGTACACCGCGCCCGACATCCGGCTGGCGACGCAGGACGAGCCCGTGCCCCCGGCGCTCGCGGCCGTCCTGGTCTCGGAGGACGGGGAGGGGCCTCACGAGGCCATCGAGCAGCGGGTGCTCAAGCTGCGTCCCGCGCTGCCCAAGGCGCCCTCGGACACCATGACCTCGCTGCTCATCGATTTGAACCTGCCGCTCATGAAGGACGCGGCCTTCGTGGTGTGCGAGCGGGACAAGCTGTCGCGCGTAGCCGACTTCTTCTTCTCGCGGGTGGTCTCACGCGCGCGCGGGTGGCTGGGCGCGGCGTATGGACGTCTGGCGTTGTGGCGCACGCTCGAGGCGCTCGGCGGCATCGAGGTCTCCTGGTCCACCGATGCCCCCGAGAAGCGGTGGAACGCCTGCACGTGGTACCAGTTCAATGGCTCCTGGCAGGATGAGCGGCCCCGCATCCAGGGCGTCGTCTGCCTTCGCCCCGGTGGCACGTCGCTCGCGCTCGTCGCGGTCCGCGATACGACGTCACTCTGGTAG